One window from the genome of Hydra vulgaris chromosome 02, alternate assembly HydraT2T_AEP encodes:
- the LOC136077074 gene encoding uncharacterized protein LOC136077074: MKQTAHEMAVIGKEDVELSIQASPYPCIIHFDEKTLFEIKNGKKLKHDRLAVLATIDNESHILGVTPLPSSSREDQYNGVRKVLKEYNLESKVGLLCFDTTSSNTGIHKESLIRISTELNKYLILLACRHHVSELRITHFCEAITNEKTTAPDNPLFKHFKTLFEQPNFECNPSMFVKFGCEEIKKTVVEKAATESLEYCRSYLLKNNIVREDRKELAELVVSYLSPSIIKIRKTGAVYHARFLGKSIYYLKMQILSTQIDFIQKNREHIKVITELMACFYAKWYLQSNDTIKAPFMDVTAIHQMHQYKAVCAEPFAVDAVLNS, translated from the coding sequence ATGAAACAAACAGCTCATGAAATGGCAGTTATTGGTAAAGAAGATGTCGAACTTAGCATCCAAGCTTCTCCCTACCCATGCATTatacattttgatgaaaagacactttttgaaattaaaaatggaaaaaaattaaagcatgaTAGACTTGCTGTCCTGGCAACTATTGATAATGAGTCCCATATTCTCGGAGTTACGCCATTACCCTCTTCATCTCGAGAAGATCAGTACAATGGTGTAAGGAAAGTCCTAAAAGAGTACAATCTTGAATCAAAGGTTGGATTACTTTGTTTTGATACCACATCAAGCAATACAGGAATACATAAAGAATCTTTAATAAGAATATCTACtgagttaaataaatatctaattCTTTTAGCTTGCAGACATCATGTTTCTGAGTTAAGAATCACGCACTTTTGTGAGGCtataacaaatgaaaaaactacGGCCCCTGACAACCCtttgtttaaacatttcaaaacctTATTTGAGCAGCCTAATTTTGAGTGCAACCCATctatgtttgtaaaatttggttgcgaagaaattaaaaaaactgttgttGAAAAAGCTGCTACAGAATCTCTTGAGTATTGTAGATCTTACTTAttgaaaaacaatattgtaaggGAAGATAGAAAAGAACTTGCAGAGCTAGTGGTCAGCTATCTTTCTCCTTCTATCATTAAAATTCGAAAAACTGGGGCGGTCTATCATGCCAGATTTCTTGGGaaatctatatattatttaaaaatgcaaattctTTCAACTCaaattgattttattcaaaaaaatagagAACATATTAAGGTAATAACTGAATTAATGGCTTGTTTTTATGCAAAGTGGTACCTGCAATCAAATGATACAATCAAAGCTCCTTTTATGGATGTAACTGCTATTCATCAAATGCATCAGTATAAAGCAGTATGTGCAGAACCATTTGCTGTTGATGCTGTGTTGAATTcttaa
- the LOC101238486 gene encoding RYamide receptor — protein sequence MHSTEPSTTVFQFIESDDLQVLQKENESLRTITFITCIAVITLGAIGNGLVVLILGTRKPKLKSFEYFMISLAVSDFINAVVAPTQNILELINFDFRKIGLCGCKFISFISFTSLTVTALTLVTVSVDRFWAIRWPLRKRLHQKRIVVVAILSTWVAASVFGSIYFVGNNVCLNSVNNNTVYECYTCMKQSEFSIFVLSGFTVQTGIPIVLMTVLYVLIVIELRNKSKMKRFVSDKQEMKLRLIQNTKSTKMVVTVVVIFYICFLPINLFYLWYMFHKHKHLIQEIKIIFDILTLLQMCTSVANPIIYSRLHTTFKREIIKLICPCCYDKSRKNFWIRFSSVISNEKTLTKNETSERRSLQTF from the coding sequence ATGCATTCAACAGAACCCAGCACTACCGTTTTTCAATTTATTGAATCGGATGATTTGCaggttttacaaaaagaaaatgaaagtCTTCGCACGATAACTTTTATAACATGCATTGCTGTTATTACGCTTGGTGCAATTGGAAACGGATTGGTTGTTCTTATATTGGGAACTCGTAAACCAAAACTAAAatcatttgaatattttatgataaGTTTGGCTGTATCAGATTTTATAAATGCTGTCGTGGCACCTACCCAAAACATTCTCGAGCTaatcaattttgattttagaaaaattggATTGTGTGGCTGTAAATTTATATCGTTTATTAGTTTTACGAGTTTGACTGTAACAGCTTTGACTTTAGTAACAGTTTCCGTTGATCGTTTTTGGGCAATCAGGTGGCCGTTACGTAAGCGGCTGCACCAAAAACGTATTGTAGTTGTGGCTATATTGAGTACATGGGTTGCTGCTTCTGTTTTTGgtagtatttattttgttgGTAACAATGTATGCTTGAACTCTGTTAATAACAATACAGTGTATGAATGTTATACTTGCATGAAACAAAGTGAGTTTTCCATCTTTGTATTATCTGGTTTTACAGTTCAAACAGGAATACCTATAGTTCTTATGACTGTACTGTATGTTTTGATTGTAATCGAGttaagaaataaatcaaaaatgaaGCGTTTTGTAAGTGATAAACAAGAAATGAAACTTCGTTTGATACAAAATACAAAGTCTACTAAAATGGTTGTCACTGTAGTTGTAATCTTCTATATCTGCTTTCTGCCTATTAACTTGTTCTACTTGTGGTACATGTTCCacaaacataaacatttaattcaagagatcaaaatcatttttgatatattaacACTATTACAGATGTGCACTAGTGTAGCAAATCCGATCATTTATAGTCGATTGcatacaacttttaaaagagaaattataaaattaatctgcCCGTGTTGCTACGACAAGTCTAGAAAGAACTTTTGGATACGTTTCTCTTCGGTAATTTcgaatgaaaaaactttaacaaaaaatgaaacaagTGAAAGACGTagtttacaaacattttaa
- the LOC136076196 gene encoding uncharacterized protein LOC136076196, which yields MFTENGCNKKILQNIVKKIKNNKQNNQQNNNNNIKKLQPNYISLPWVPKLSNQLKQIFKSAGYTPVFKSPKNLQQLITQKNKPRLPNNSYPGVYKLECSCGKLYVGETKLKVSTRICQHQKHTFEGKWKNSAVAGHSRNCHGPFGWNNNNTVKVEEDYFKRKVRESLEIQFHQCSPNEGGLNEDDGDYVTSSFWKPYFSYLRRKNTLH from the coding sequence ATGTTTACAGAAAAtggttgtaataaaaaaatacttcaaaacattgtcaaaaaaataaaaaacaataagcaaaataatcaacaaaacaacaacaataacatcaaaaaactaCAACCTAATTATATTTCTCTACCATGGGTACCAAAATTAAGTAATCAATTAAAACAGATATTTAAAAGTGCAGGCTATACTCCAGTTTTTAAATCACCAAAAAACCTTCAACAattaataactcaaaaaaacaagCCTCGGCTTCCCAATAACTCTTACCCAGGAGTCTACAAACTGGAGTGTTCGTGTGGAAAGCTCTATGTAGGTGAAACAAAACTCAAGGTTTCAACTCGCATTTGCCAACATCAAAAACATACTTTTGAGGGAAAATGGAAAAATTCGGCCGTAGCGGGGCATTCCAGAAATTGCCATGGTCCCTTTGGCTGGAATAATAACAACACTGTTAAAGTAGAGGAAGATTATTTTAAGAGAAAAGTGAGAGAGTCCTTAGAAATACAGTTTCACCAGTGTTCTCCAAATGAAGGCGGTTTGAATGAAGACGACGGTGATTACGTCACATCGTCGTTTTGGAAaccttatttttcttatttaagacGCAAGAACACATtacattga